A region from the Citrobacter koseri ATCC BAA-895 genome encodes:
- a CDS encoding 4'-phosphopantetheinyl transferase family protein, with product MATHFARGILTEGHLISVRLPSPCHIEARNLPAHRRTRFLASRGLLAELMFMLYGTSELPEIAIQAKGKPVFRDKNLPAFSISYAGNMVGVALTTEGECGLDMELQRAMRGFHSPLSAESPAFSSNENLWINNQSDPNEARAQLITLRQSVLKLTGDVLNDDPRELQLLPGAGRLKCAHVTQVEAICDAEDILVWSVAVTPAIEKLNVWEFDSKQGWKSLADIQTRANEPTGRLMRFAQLSTAKSSYTLS from the coding sequence ATGGCGACACATTTTGCCAGAGGGATTCTTACGGAGGGACACCTGATTTCAGTCCGTCTGCCTTCTCCATGCCACATCGAAGCCAGAAACCTTCCCGCTCACCGCCGGACACGTTTTTTGGCTTCACGCGGCTTACTCGCTGAACTGATGTTTATGCTCTACGGAACCAGCGAGCTGCCGGAAATTGCTATTCAGGCCAAAGGGAAGCCTGTCTTTCGCGATAAAAATCTGCCCGCGTTCTCCATCTCATATGCCGGGAATATGGTGGGCGTGGCGCTGACAACGGAGGGGGAATGCGGTCTGGATATGGAATTACAGCGAGCCATGCGAGGCTTCCATAGCCCACTTTCAGCCGAGAGTCCGGCGTTCTCCAGCAACGAAAATCTGTGGATCAACAATCAGAGCGATCCCAACGAAGCCCGCGCGCAACTGATCACCTTACGCCAGAGCGTGCTAAAGCTAACCGGTGACGTACTGAATGACGATCCGCGTGAACTCCAGCTCCTTCCCGGCGCAGGCCGCCTGAAATGCGCCCACGTTACGCAGGTGGAGGCAATATGCGACGCGGAAGATATTCTGGTCTGGTCGGTGGCGGTTACGCCAGCCATTGAAAAACTGAATGTTTGGGAGTTTGATAGTAAGCAAGGATGGAAAAGCCTGGCCGATATCCAGACCCGGGCGAATGAACCCACCGGTCGCCTGATGCGATTCGCTCAATTATCCACAGCAAAGTCATCTTATACACTTAGCTGA